Proteins from one Scyliorhinus canicula chromosome 24, sScyCan1.1, whole genome shotgun sequence genomic window:
- the LOC119956913 gene encoding neuronal acetylcholine receptor subunit beta-4-like, with product MGSMLYLCLLTIATRSHSAEVEEKLMTHLLDPNRYNRLIRPAINSSELVSIVFQVSLAQLINVNEREQIMTTNVWLKQEWNDYRLRWDPEEFEGIRKLRIHATKIWLPDIVLYNNADGTYEVSLYTNAIISFNGSIYWLPPAIYKSACKIEVKHFPFDQQNCPMKFRSWTYDNSEIDLIPKTDAASMDDFTPSGEWDIVTLPGRRNTNPSDPYYVDITYNFIIRRKPLFYTINLIIPCILITSLAILAFYLPSDCGEKMTLCISVLLALTVFLLLISKIVPPTSLDVPLIGKYLMFTMVLVTFSIVASVCVLNIHHRSPSTHIMPQWVKTIFLDRLPSLLFIKRPQNNCTRQRSHKCRNSSLCSGHMSPEEKNSAFFINPTSSKVFDFNLMEASDGFSCRQDARLRTSTKYPAELQDALDGVKFIADHMKNDDEDQRVTEDWKYVAMVIDRLFLWIFIVVCVLGTIGLFLQPFCQSQYH from the exons GAAGCCACAGTGCAGAGGTCGAGGAGAAACTTATGACTCACCTTCTGGATCCGAACAGGTACAATAGGCTGATTCGACCAGCTATCAACAGCTCGGAGCTGGTCTCTATCGTCTTTCAGGTTTCACTGGCACAGCTCATCAACGTG AACGAACGGGAACAGATAATGACGACAAACGTCTGGTTGAAACAG GAGTGGAATGACTATCGGCTACGCTGGGatcctgaggagtttgaagggaTTCGCAAGCTAAGGATACACGCTACCAAAATCTGGCTCCCAGACATTGTATTGTACAACAA TGCTGATGGGACCTACGAAGTCTCTCTGTACACTAACGCCATTATCTCCTTCAACGGAAGCATCTACTGGCTGCCGCCTGCCATCTATAAAAGTGCCTGCAAGATTGAAGTGAAGCATTTTCCCTTTGATCAGCAGAACTGCCCCATGAAATTCAGATCATGGACGTACGACAACTCCGAAATCGACCTGATCCCCAAAACTGATGCCGCGAGCATGGACGACTTCACCCCCAGCGGTGAGTGGGACATAGTGACACTCCCCGGGAGAAGGAACACAAATCCATCCGACCCGTATTATGTCGACATAACGTACAATTTCATCATTCGAAGGAAACCCCTCTTCTACACCATCAACCTCATCATCCCATGTATTCTCATAACCTCTCTGGCCATTCTAGCCTTCTATCTCCCGTCAGACTGTGGCGAGAAGATGACTCTGTGCATCTCCGTCCTATTGGCACTGACTGTGTTCCTCCTGTTGATTTCCAAGATTGTCCCTCCAACATCCTTGGATGTTCCATTGATTGGGAAGTATCTCATGTTCACCATGGTGCTGGTGACGTTTTCTATCGTGGCCAGTGTCTGCGTGCTCAACATTCACCACCGCTCCCCCAGCACACACATCATGCCCCAGTGGGTGAAGACCATTTTCCTCGATAGGCTGCCTTCCCTCCTCTTTATAAAGAGGCCTCAAAACAACTGCACCAGGCAAAGGTCACACAAGTGCAGGAACAGCAGCCTCTGCAGTGGGCACATGAGCCCCGAAGAGAAGAACTCTGCTTTCTTTATAAACCCAACATCCTCCAAGGTTTTTGACTTCAATTTGATGGAAGCGTCCGATGGCTTTAGCTGTCGTCAAGACGCAAGGCTGAGAACATCCACAAAGTACCCAGCCGAGTTGCAGGATGCTCTCGACGGGGTGAAATTCATCGCGGATCACATGAAGAACGATGATGAAGATCAAAGA GTGACCGAAGATTGGAAATACGTGGCCATGGTGATAGATCGCCTCTTCCTCTGGATTTTTATTGTGGTTTGTGTTCTGGGGACGATCGGATTGTTTCTACAACCGTTTTGCCAGTCACAGTATCACTGA